A single genomic interval of Lewinellaceae bacterium harbors:
- a CDS encoding sodium:solute symporter family protein has product MHWIDLAIFIVYLFSMLGIGFFFYHKNESKEDYYVGKREMSAGHIGLSVVATDVGGGFSIGLGGLGFIMGISGSWMLFTGIIGAWLSVVFLIPKVYHHGRNHNFLSFPQVLEHYYDKRPAFIAGVISFIGYIGFTSSQVLAGAKLASATFQTITVTEAVLIIGIIAIVYTVAGGLKAVVYTDTVQWIILMSGLIFIGIPFGYLHLGGWAGIANYLPPHFFSLTNISLVQVINWMVTIVPIWFIGMTLYQRIYACRDERTAKKAWLIAGLFEWPVMAFLGTLLGLFGRIALEQGLLAGMGYHSVADIDSEIALPVFLRHILPVGLMGLVMSAYFSAIMSTADSCLMAASGNLMTDIIRPFHHKLGDSIRASQLFTLIIGVLAILIALQMQQVLEIMLYSYAFMVSGIFVPVLMLLINQKHSALAAILSMIAGGVTTLALILTGINLPLGLDPIVFGIAASLLVFQVAAFMDKRFQIRKASTQ; this is encoded by the coding sequence ATTCATTGGATAGATCTAGCCATCTTCATCGTGTACTTGTTTTCCATGCTGGGAATCGGATTTTTCTTTTACCACAAGAATGAATCGAAGGAAGACTACTACGTTGGTAAACGGGAAATGTCTGCAGGTCATATCGGCTTATCGGTGGTAGCTACCGATGTGGGAGGAGGTTTTTCAATCGGATTGGGTGGGCTGGGTTTTATCATGGGAATATCCGGGAGCTGGATGCTTTTTACCGGCATCATCGGAGCCTGGCTGAGTGTTGTTTTCCTGATTCCCAAAGTGTATCATCACGGCAGGAATCATAATTTCCTGAGTTTCCCCCAGGTCCTGGAACATTATTACGACAAGCGGCCGGCCTTCATCGCCGGGGTCATTTCATTTATCGGGTATATAGGCTTCACCAGTTCGCAGGTCCTGGCCGGCGCGAAACTGGCTTCGGCAACCTTTCAGACCATCACTGTAACCGAAGCGGTCCTTATCATTGGGATCATCGCGATTGTGTACACCGTCGCCGGAGGGCTCAAGGCGGTGGTTTATACCGACACCGTCCAATGGATCATCCTGATGTCCGGATTGATCTTCATTGGGATACCTTTCGGTTACCTTCACCTGGGAGGATGGGCAGGCATAGCCAACTATTTACCCCCGCACTTTTTCAGCCTGACCAATATTTCCCTGGTGCAGGTTATCAACTGGATGGTCACCATCGTGCCCATCTGGTTCATTGGTATGACGCTGTATCAACGTATCTATGCTTGCCGGGATGAACGGACCGCCAAAAAGGCCTGGCTGATCGCAGGGTTGTTTGAGTGGCCGGTGATGGCCTTCCTGGGCACCCTGCTGGGATTGTTCGGTCGCATCGCTTTGGAGCAGGGGCTCCTGGCCGGGATGGGCTACCATTCGGTCGCGGACATTGACAGTGAGATTGCCCTGCCGGTATTTCTGAGGCATATTTTACCGGTAGGGTTGATGGGTCTGGTGATGTCGGCCTATTTTTCGGCCATTATGTCCACAGCCGACAGTTGCCTGATGGCTGCTTCCGGAAACCTGATGACGGACATTATTCGTCCCTTCCACCATAAGCTCGGTGACAGCATCCGGGCTTCTCAGTTGTTTACCCTCATCATCGGGGTCCTGGCGATTCTGATTGCGTTGCAGATGCAGCAGGTGTTGGAAATCATGCTTTATTCCTACGCGTTTATGGTTTCCGGGATCTTTGTACCGGTGTTGATGCTGCTGATCAATCAAAAGCATTCGGCACTGGCGGCCATCTTATCGATGATTGCCGGGGGTGTCACCACGTTGGCGTTAATCCTTACCGGCATCAACCTTCCATTGGGTTTGGATCCCATTGTGTTCGGTATTGCCGCTTCCTTACTGGTTTTTCAGGTCGCCGCATTTATGGACAAACGATTCCAAATTCGGAAAGCAAGCACCCAGTGA